The following proteins are encoded in a genomic region of Arachis stenosperma cultivar V10309 chromosome 4, arast.V10309.gnm1.PFL2, whole genome shotgun sequence:
- the LOC130975878 gene encoding uncharacterized protein LOC130975878 translates to MRTVCKDENCGWLVYAANNTENNYWQIKTFNDDHSCARETKNRLANRKWLAGKLVKKLRKYPNLRHCEAAQYFKTKCDLELSKCSLTRALGDARAVVYGDAAAQYGIVRDYGLTLLRSNPGSTVTIGVIPQPNSDDEPIFEKMYICLDACKKEFLAGCRPLIDLDGAFLKTQHGGQILSAIGQDANNHIYVIAYAIVPVENTENWRWFLELLHQDLGDYKQNKLCFISDMQKGLIHAVKEVFPGVHHKFCVWHLWKNFNKQWKDLQLRGLLWECARCTSQDGFLESIKKIERVNKEAWEYLNKWPRDSWSRAFFSNAPKIDNIYNNACKVFNSRIKEARAKPIITLLEEVRLYAMRSIARNKVKLNSNTGTLPPIQRSRLEKIRKESKSWVPMWSGDSEYEKFEVHGWPTNMVIDLGKRLCTCGFWQLSGMPCVHACAALARVGRRPNEFCHQWLTMEAYNNTYAFHINPIPGQALWKKSPHNRPQAPKFKKKPGPLTKKRRKDADEEPSGGKKQKKKMKRIYQKGHCRYCGESGHTKRKCGKRAADEVVAAATKAAAAAKAAATEKAAATKVAAAANGGEATVVPEPPTEIQLEVNQPPLSQTDDSQEVLPPPVRPPKLPPKRKSSKQEKATPGSSFQAGTTAPAATAPAATPPATSQPTTLPPSHPMQGASQGTVTRLFNFMKFVPNPGFRPPRNKK, encoded by the exons ATGAGAACAGTGTGCAAGGACGAGAACTGTGGATGGCTTGTCTATGCTGCTAACAACACTGAGAACAATTACTGGCAGATCAAGACGTTCAATGATGATCACAGTTGTGCAAGGGAAACCAAAAATAGATTGGCTAATAGGAAGTGGCTGGCCGGGAAATTGGTGAAGAAGCTACGAAAATATCCTAACTTAAGACACTGTGAGGCTGCTCAGTATTTTAAGACAAAATGTGACTTAGAACTAAGCAAGTGTTCACTGACTAGGGCCTTAGGAGATGCTAGGGCTGTTGTGTATGGTGATGCTGCTGCCCAATATGGGATTGTAAGGGATTATGGGCTGACACTGCTTAGGAGTAACCCAGGCTCTACTGTCACAATTGGAGTTATCCCTCAACCCAACTCTGATGATGAACCAATATTTGAAAAGATGTACATCTGCTTGGATGCTTGTAAGAAGGAATTTCTGGCTGGCTGTAGACCGCTCATAGACTTGGATGGAGCTTTTCTGAAGACCCAACATGGTGGCCAGATCTTGTCTGCAATTGGACAAGATGCAAACAATCACATATATGTGATTGCATATGCAATTGTCCCTGTTGAAAATACTGAAAACTGGAGGTGGTTCTTGGAATTACTTCATCAAGACTTGGGAGATTATAAGCAAAACAAGCTCTGTTTTATTTCAGATATGCAGAAG GGCCTAATCCATGCTGTTAAGGAGGTTTTTCCAGGTGTCCATCACAAATTCTGTGTGTGGCACTTATGGAAGAACTTCAATAAGCAGTGGAAAGATCTCCAGCTGAGAGGGTTGCTATGGGAGTGTGCAAGGTGCACCAGCCAAGATGGGTTCCTAGAGAGTATAAAAAAGATTGAGAGGGTTAACAAGGAAGCTTGGGAGTATTTGAACAAGTGGCCTAGAGACTCTTGGAGCCGGGCTTTCTTCAGCAACGCACCTAAAATAGACAATATCTACAACAATGCTTGTAAAGTCTTCAACTCAAGGATCAAAGAAGCTAGAGCCAAACCTATCATTACACTGTTAGAGGAAGTCAGACTGTATGCAATGAGGTCAATCGCTAGGAACAAAGTGAAGCTTAATTCCAACACTGGTACTCTACCACCTATACAACGAAGCAGATTGGAAAAAATAAGGAAGGAGTCAAAGAGTTGGGTCCCGATGTGGTCTGGTGACTCTGAGTACGAGAAATTCGAGGTTCACGGGTGGCCGACTAACATGGTTATTGATCTGGGGAAGAGGCTCTGCACATGTGGTTTTTGGCAATTGAGTG GGATGCCGTGTGTGCATGCTTGTGCTGCATTGGCAAGGGTTGGTAGAAGACCAAATGAGTTTTGTCACCAGTGGTTGACAATGGAAGCATATAATAACACATATGCCTTCCATATCAACCCAATTCCAGGTCAAGCCCTTTGGAAAAAGTCACCACATAATAGACCACAAGCAcctaaatttaaaaagaaaccAGGCCCACTTacgaaaaaaagaagaaaggatgCAGATGAGGAGCCAAGTGGaggtaaaaagcaaaagaagaagatgaaaagaaTCTATCAAAAAGGTCACTGTCGTTATTGTGGTGAATCGGGACACACGAAGAGAAAGTGTGGAAAGAGAGCTGCTGATGAGGTGGTTGCTGCTGCTACTAAGGCTGCTGCTGCAGCTAAGGCTGCTGCTACAGAGAAGGCTGCTGCTACTAAGGTTGCTGCTGCAGCTAATGGTGGTGAAGCCACCGTTGTCCCAGAACCCCCCACCGAAATTCAACTTGAAGTCAATCAACCACCATTGTCACAAACCGATGACTCTCAAGAG GTCTTGCCTCCTCCTGTGAGGCCACCAAAACTGCCTCCCAAAAGGAAGTCATCCAAACAAGAAAAGGCAACTCCAGGAAGCAGCTTTCAAGCAGGAACCACCGCACCTGCTGCCACCGCACCTGCTGCCACCCCACCAGCAACCAGTCAACCCACAACTCTTCCTCCATCTCATCCTATGCAAGGTGCATCACAGGGGACCGTAACAAGACTTTTTAACTTCATGAAGTTTGTTCCGAATCCTGGATTCAGACCACcaagaaacaaaaaatga
- the LOC130972933 gene encoding uncharacterized protein LOC130972933 produces MRPLEEKETTAVFEKLFKFVGNNLKNIVENPSHEGPEPNPGRYCFRLHKNKIYYASESLVKRATNVARPSLVSLGTCIGKYTHGGSFHLTVQALNLLAANAKHKVWLKPQSEMSFLYGNHVLKSALGRITENIAPGDGVVVFSMADVPLGFGVAAKSTQDCRKLDPSAIVVLHQADVGEYLRMEDEL; encoded by the coding sequence ATGAGGCCTTTGGAGGAGAAGGAGACAACGGCAGTGTTCGAGAAGCTGTTCAAGTTCGTGGGAAACAACCTCAAGAACATTGTGGAAAATCCCTCTCATGAAGGCCCTGAACCAAATCCTGGGCGATACTGCTTCCGTCTCCACAAGAACAAGATCTACTATGCAAGCGAGTCGCTTGTGAAGCGTGCCACCAATGTTGCCAGGCCCAGCCTTGTTTCCCTTGGTACCTGCATTGGCAAATACACCCACGGTGGAAGCTTCCATCTCACCGTTCAGGCCCTCAACCTGCTCGCCGCCAACGCCAAGCACAAGGTGTGGCTCAAGCCCCAGTCAGAGATGTCCTTTTTGTATGGAAACCATGTCTTGAAAAGTGCATTAGGGAGGATCACCGAGAACATTGCCCCCGGCGATGGGGTTGTGGTGTTTTCAATGGCTGATGTGCCGTTGGGCTTTGGGGTGGCTGCCAAATCAACACAAGATTGTAGGAAGCTCGACCCCAGTGCAATCGTTGTTTTGCACCAAGCTGATGTTGGAGAATACTTGAGGATGGAGGATGAGCTTTGA
- the LOC130973423 gene encoding uncharacterized protein LOC130973423 yields MYNNVRPQLGVPQPQPPTNSQPNPFGNAFQSAGSGLIRGGLGAYGERLFGSSSEYVQSNISRYFSDPQYYFQVNDQYVRNKLKVVLFPFLHRGHWTRITEPVGGRLSYKPPIYDINAPDLYIPLMAFGTYVVLAGISLGLRGKFSPEALNWLFIKGLLGWFMQASLLKMILLTLGGGEAPLLDIVAYGGYTFTGMSLAVAGRILSSYAYYFLLLWTCLCMGIFLVKTMKRVLFAEVRSYDSSKHHYLLLFIALAQFPLFIWLGNITVNWLI; encoded by the exons ATGTACAATAATGTCAGACCGCAACTTGGGGTACCTCAACCCCAACCTCCAACTAACTCGCAACCAAATCCATTTGGTAATGCATTTCAATCTGCCGGTTCAGGACTCATTCGAGGTGGATTGGGTGCATATGGAGAAAGATTATTTGGATCAAGCTCCGAGTATGTTCAAAGCAAT ATAAGTCGGTACTTCTCTGATCCTCAATACTACTTTCAAGTGAATGACCAGTATGTTAGGAACAAGTTAAAGGTGGTTTTGTTCCCATTTCTACACCGG GGTCATTGGACAAGAATCACCGAACCAGTGGGAGGTAGACTCTCCTACAAACCTCCAATCTATGACATAAATGCACCTGACCTGTATATTCCACTAATGGCATTTGGCACCTATGTTGTTCTTGCCGGCATCTCATTGGGTCTTCGTGGAAA GTTTAGTCCCGAGGCTTTGAACTGGTTATTCATCAAGGGTTTGCTTGGTTGGTTTATGCAAGCATCACTGCTTAAAATGATATTGCTTACATTGGGTGGTGGAGAAGCACCTCTGTTGGACATCGTAGCATACGGCGGGTATACCTTCACAGGTATGTCTTTGGCTGTGGCTGGAAGAATCTTATCGAGTTACGCGTACTACTTTTTGTTGCTTTGGACCTGCTTATGCATGGGAATATTCCTGGTGAAAACCATGAAAAGAGTCCTCTTCGCAGAGGTCAGGAGTTACGATTCGAGCAAACACCACTACCTCTTGCTCTTCATTGCCTTGGCTCAGTTCCCATTGTTCATATGGCTTGGCAATATTACTGTCAATTGGCTTATATAG
- the LOC130977056 gene encoding proline dehydrogenase 2, mitochondrial-like — protein sequence MATRVIPPRILRNLRYNTATKPLASSHPSSLSPTLSPPCLSDPKPPSQTVLRPALDPSALNFNDVQSLFSYVPTSNLLRSTAVLHITAVEPMVDLGMWIMRSKLFEVEGLKDVILAAIRNTFYGHFCAGEDAVTAGKSIRALNDAGLRGMLVYGVEDAHDNEGCDRNLKCFLHTVDVSRSLPPSSVSFVIVKITAICPMSLLERLSDLLRWQQKDPSFNLPWKQDSFPLFSDSTPLYHTRKRPEALTPQEESDLELAMQRLNELSQKCVQANVPLLVDAEHTSVQPAIDYFTYNAAINHNKGESPIVFGTMQTYLKDAKERLLLATEAADKMGIPMGFKLVRGAYMSSERKLASSLGYASPIHNTIQDTHKCFNDCSSFLLEKVANGPGGLVLATHNIESGKLAAAKAHEIGIGKVNHKLEFAQLLGMSEALSYGLSNAGFQVSKYMPFGPVETVMPYLLRRAEENRGMLAASGFDRLLMRKELGRRLKAALGV from the exons ATGGCCACCCGCGTAATCCCACCAAGAATCCTGAGGAATCTGCGATACAACACAGCCACCAAGCCCTTGGCCTCGTCCCACCCTTCCTCCCTCTCCCCAACTCTCTCTCCTCCTTGTTTATCGGACCCTAAGCCGCCGTCCCAAACCGTCCTCCGCCCCGCCTTGGACCCGTCCGCCCTCAACTTCAACGACGTCCAGTCCCTCTTCTCCTACGTCCCAACCTCCAATCTCCTCCGCTCCACCGCCGTCCTCCATATCACGGCCGTCGAACCAATGGTCGACCTTGGAATGTGGATCATGCGGTCGAAGCTCTTCGAGGTCGAGGGGCTTAAGGACGTCATCCTCGCCGCCATCAGAAACACCTTCTACGGGCATTTCTGCGCTGGCGAGGATGCCGTCACCGCCGGAAAGAGCATCAGGGCTCTGAATGACGCTGGTTTGAGGGGAATGCTTGTCTACGGCGTAGAAGACGCTCATGACAACGAAGGTTGTGATCGGAACCTGAAATGTTTCCTTCACACCGTTGACGTCAGCAGATCGCTTCCACCATCTTCG GTGAGCTTTGTGATTGTGAAAATAACTGCGATATGTCCCATGAGCCTGCTAGAGAGATTGAGTGACTTGCTAAGGTGGCAACAAAAAGATCCTTCTTTCAACTTGccatggaagcaagattcattCCCTCTATTCTCAGATTCAACACCATTGTACCACACAAGGAAGAGACCTGAGGCTCTAACACCACAAGAAGAGAGTGATCTTGAACTTGCAATGCAAAGACTCAATGAGCTTTCCCAAAAGTGTGTGCAAGCCAATGTTCCTTTACTGGTTGATGCAGAGCATACTTCAGTTCAACCAGCCATTGATTATTTTACCTACAATGCTGCCATTAATCACAACAAGGGTGAGAGCCCTATAGTGTTTGGGACCATGCAGACATACCTTAAGGATGCCAAGGAGAGGCTCTTGCTTGCAACAGAGGCAGCAGATAAGATGGGGATCCCAATGGGATTCAAGTTGGTGAGGGGTGCTTATATGTCTAGTGAGAGGAAATTGGCTTCTTCTTTGGGCTATGCTTCCCCTATTCACAACACCATTCAAGACACTCACAAGTGTTTCAATGATtgctcctcttttcttcttgaGAAAGTTGCCAATGGCCCTGGTGGCCTTGTTCTTGCCACCCATAATATTGAATCAG GGAAATTAGCTGCTGCAAAAGCACATGAGATAGGGATTGGAAAGGTGAACCACAAGCTTGAATTTGCACAGCTTCTAGGAATGTCAGAGGCACTTTCCTATGGTTTGAGCAATGCAGGGTTTCAGGTTAGTAAGTATATGCCATTTGGACCTGTAGAGACAGTCATGCCTTATCTTCTTAGAAGGGCTGAAGAGAATAGAGGGATGTTAGCAGCTTCAGGCTTTGATAGGTTACTAAtgag GAAGGAGTTAGGAAGGAGACTAAAAGCTGCTTTAGGAGTTTAG